A single region of the Grus americana isolate bGruAme1 chromosome 3, bGruAme1.mat, whole genome shotgun sequence genome encodes:
- the LOC129205313 gene encoding uncharacterized protein LOC129205313, with the protein MGQANCCCGSRGGTSLRPQLRLALEQLWVLSGRKEAAGEEEEEEQEGSGVDRSSLVFVWPSGSCIATFGSRALKELWLGTLLGAPEGAAKVRVTRLPSLQVLEKELRRRRAVSVSLAWALSPSERWSCSCRAAEARLLSSSPSFSLGQGRTFSARSLERLLEGQAKADRKQGLAPVPSGDAGARCRSAGAVARGRTSAGGARTPAGQRPLDVVLRGQGASAAAAAAAAAPGLGRARAGPGCPGGTPALGSLRASQSRGSGRWLPAPPAAPLSAALQGRAGQGRLRERWPGGLH; encoded by the exons ATGGGCCAGGCCAACTGCTGCTGCGGCTCCAG AGGTGGCACCAGCCTGCGCCCACAGCTGCGCCTGGCCCTggagcagctgtgggtgctgagcgGCAGGAaggaggcggcgggggaggaagaagaggaggagcaggaaggcagcGGCGTGGACAGGAGCTCCCTCGTCTTCGTCTGGCCCAGCGGCTCCTGCATTGCCACTTTCGG CTCCCGGGCACTGAAGGAGCTGTggctgggcacactgctggg GGCACCCGAAGGAGCCGCGAAAGTGCGGGTGACCCGTCTCCCATCGCTCCAAGTcctggagaaggagctgaggCGCCGCCGTGCCGTGAGTGTCTCTCTGGCCTGGGCTCTGTCCCCGAGCGAGCGCTGGTCCTGCAGCTGCCGAGCAGCAGAGGCacggctgctcagctcctcgcCCTCTTTCTCGCTTGGCCAGGGGAGGACATTCAGCGCCAGGAgcctggagaggctgctggagggcCAGGCCAAG GCCGATCGCAAGCAAGGGCTCGCGCCGGTCCCGTCCGGCGACGCGGGGGCACGCTGCCGCTCAGCAG GTGCGGTAGCCCGAGGGAGGACGTCGGCGGGAGGAGCAAGGACACCCGCTGGGCAGCGGCCGCTGGATGTGGTTctgcggggacagggagcctctgctgctgctgctgctgctgctgctgccccggggctTGGCAGGGCGAGGGCTGGGCCGGGCTGTCCCGGTGGCACGCCGGCTCTCGGGAGCCTCCGAGCGAGCCAGAGCCGCGGTTCCGGCCGCTGGctccctgccccccctgccGCACCGCTCAGCGCTGcgctgcagggcagggcagggcagggcaggctccGGGAGCGCTGGCCTGGCGGTCTCCATTGA